agaattttaaaattatctatataatgttataaattatttataagaatataaatcctactatatattgattgagaagtcagataagtgatttttttattacgtgttgatcataaatgaactcttcaaattgttataatttgatttttaattttctttattataattatatataaaaggaaaggataattcaattaccacttttcaaataatctacattagaaataattatttatggtaagtaattgttgaaactatgaaagagtaataatgcgatcaattttttttatatatttataaattacataaaataataaacaaaaatgtttatttgaattgatataatgattttatattcgtatacaaagaattatatatgtatataaagtatcataataactattaatgtctaataattcaacgcatgctttataaatcatttataaaattataaatacatttataaaattataaatacatttataaaattataaatacatttataaaattatttatattggcTTATcagatgttttaaattattataagaggttctaagtcatttatagaagcttatacattaatttataaaatgtattttgaaaatttatccttctattacaatattttgatttttttcatttttaatggtaaaattcatcaactatgtttacttaatgtagaaacccctaaactaaagatttattGGTAGTAATGGTAACTATGACATGTTatagtttaattcattaaataaagttagtttaggggatttttcgttaaatacttagtttgagattttttacccaaaacaaacttagttgaggggttttaacgttaaaaatccttattctttctttattatcaattatttaaatctttaaagtgagatttgttttatcaaaaaccagTTGCAATCAACTCACGAGATATCTTCTTTTCTAATATGatgcatttaatatttaaaaatatatagcaaGATTTGAGTtaccaaaattatgtatatattataaccagaatatctttaaaaatttattaaaaatattctatctcatagctgaattaaaatttattagaggATATTCTATCTCATAGTTTCTCTTGAAAGCTAGGTCATTTAAAAACTTAAACTAATTTGCTATATAAATATCATGTCACCCCATTAGTTTCACGCATctttcttttaagttttcatatgttttgATCGTTCTAATTTAAATTCTACTTTTGTAATCTTGCGCAGGTGTATGATAATCAATAAATAACTCATAGACGGGAACACCATTACTGGTAATTTTATAggggattcttcttctccgtttatttttgttctcttcctctcaatgttgtatctctatctatatttttgcatcagtagtgattcaactaacaaaaaaaagacgACTATGTTTATCCAGGAACTCATCATCCCTTTCGAAAAaggtaattcttttttttatgaagTTAAATCACTTAGCAAGAATATAATATAGGATGTGTATGCTAATCAAGtgcaatttatttattgtgcgtGCTCCTCTTCAGGTACGTCTGAGAACTAAAGGTAATCTCaaagctttttaaaaaatttgaaactcatTGACGTTGtcctataaattatataatttgttatcttttggggattgtttacatctttaaatatttttgtttgaattacCTCTTTTCTGACTCAAGGCTTAGAGAAGGAAACTGTAAATCATCTCTACTGTTACAATGAAACCAATGATAATAAATCTCAGGTAATTCAaatctctcttttatatttcatggctgatttttttattgggttatgcgtgaaatatttattttttctcaattatatttttctgatgttttaaGATTAGTGTTAAATGTGATTGTTTGAAGCATAATGCATTCTCAGAACACACTTCTATGATAAATACTTCTATGTAAATTGTGTCAATTATGTTAGTGATTTTTCATCCGAGTATTGTGACTGATGTTCCAAGAGAGAAAGCATATCATCTCAAACCGAGATTGTTGGAAAAGATATTTGGTTTATAGATGTAATTAGATAATTGACATCTAAAGGATACATTTTATTAGATAGTACCAAGAAGTTCATTTAAACCTTTTGAACTCTAACTTTTTGAACTAACAGAATAATCATGTTTAACCTATAAGCAGTTCAAAGAGTTATGTATCTAAAGGATACGGTTTATCAGATATAAATGATACGTTTTATTAGATAGTACCAAGCAGTCATTTTAAACTCAAACAATACCATGTTCTGAGTTGTACACATTGTATTGACCTTTTTTTTCCTTGCGGTGTGTATTCAGATAGCAGTAGTGAAGTGCATATATAAAGTAATATCAACCAAAATTAAGAAAAGTCTTTTAAAAGCAGAGATAATCACATGGGCCTCTCTTGAACATGGCAAACAACCAGCAGTTTTGCCAGACCCGAATTTCTTAAACAGGTTATCTACTtcctattttcttattatttagtTTCACATGATGAGAAGTTTGAATCACAGACTcttgacattttaaaatttatattatttgtttgtgtaaTGGTGCAGAGGTTTCAATGAGACCGGCTTATCCTTCTTCCAAGAAAGTAAAGGACTATGACAAACTTGAAGCTGAAGTGAAGAAGAATAGAAAGATGATAAGCTTGAAGGAGACGCTGCTTTGAAAAAGTTCTTCCGTGAGATATATTTGAATTCTGATGAGGATATGAGGAGTGCTAGAGCAAATCATTTGTgagtatctatctatctatattccTATTAAGTCTTTCTTCTCTCATGGAGATTACAATGCTTTTGGCATTTTAATTGACTATTTTGCAATTTTGCACAATCAACAGGTGGAATCTATTGGGACAGTGCTTTCAATAGACTGGAAAGATGTTGGTGCTAAGAAAATCGAGAGCACTCTTCATGATGATCTGGCGCTCAAGACATGGGAAATATGATCTTATATGATGTGTGCGTTTTACCTTAATCTAGACAGAACTCGAAGCCTTGGTCTTAAGGTCTGGTTTCTCTACTTTATGGACTTAAGGTACTTGTATTTTCCATAACTCATATTGTTTATACGAAACACTgaaattttttaatctaaacgttctaatgtattctttgttcatatgaacatagtataaatatcaatatgtaacatcgaatctttcatattaaccacatacatgtaacataaatattatatagttgtaaatatgtaattatcaatttaatattaatgttaatgCCCGCACATGCGTGCAGGCAGTCCACCtagtattttctaaatctcaggccagAACAAAAcaacgaaatgagaaaaaacacaaaaatcaatatttatatttagcaataaccaaaatgaaaaaaaaaaacacaaaaatgaaaaaaaaaatattgaagatagataggattgacacgtgaacgtaaacttctcataaccataattaacttttaaattgctaaatcatgatataaaatcgAGATGatatagtttcattgtaaccaaatagtaggcttgagattcttcggcctaaacgttaggttcttatgcgataagtgagtttttgacctaaaatatttttaaaaataggatGAGCTCATcagtaaataaattatgtaattaacgaaaaagtttttaaaaaattatttaagtgctaaaaatattaattcgatcaagaatataaattttatttttccgtacgatatttattaaataattttcatataaatttgcTATGCGCAAAAGACATgtcttatcctaatttctatTGTAGGCTTTCTTTCGTGAATCTAGTACGTGCATCCAGGGGGAAACCCAAATGGAGAGCTCGATCCTTTTTTATGTTTACGATTTTGAGGATCATCAATTCGATTGACCTCACTCGTCCATACCATATTCCAAAATGGCACATTCGAtggttttatatattatctctTTTACAAAAGCTTTTGTGTTCTGAATTTCTTGGGGTTTTGACTGAAAATAAGGTGCTTTGGGaatcatcaaaacaaaaatgCTTATTCTATTCACAAAAAGCTTCTACTATTATCTATCACGAAAAATATCCTGAGAGCTCATCTCATCACATTTGACTTCatctttaaaaatcattaaaatgtttCGCTTTCAGATAACGATGGTCTCGGTACAGCTTGTGGCAGCACTTCACTTCAGCGTGTCATACCTGGTAAGTAACATAttgaacacattatgaaatgatTATTGTATAaatttgtcacaaaaaaaaaatcacaaaagagaaaaatgacaaaagtgtttcattaaagagacaAAAGACTCTTACAccgtatatatatagatagaaattaataaataaataaaattatagttttaaattattttgaactttttttataaatttgtttttgatttttttataattttttttttaaaataaatattttgaattcgaaaatgttttttgaaactattttaaaaattttaatatttttttttttttaaagtttaaaaccCAACCCAAAACTTCACCTTTTAAATCTAAACCATAagatctagattagttaacactaaagatatatatgtatatttacctcgttaatgaaatattttgaccATTTTAATCTTTAGGGCTTATATTTGTGACACAAACTTTTTAGGGTTAaaggatattttattttatcttaaaaatatttttcatatctgttccttaaaaataataaaatttatataataagataaataattaaatttaaatcatcCTTCAAATAAGCTTTACATGATTGCAATTGTAATTGGATTCCTCTCCAAAAATTATAATCTGAAtccattttgtaatttattttggaATTTCTGTCATTGCGGCTATCAGTTTAAGCCTATATCCTTTGGATGAGAAACTATggaaaatctatatatataaaaaattgttggTGTCTCTCCTGTGTGTCCACGTGGAAACTCTTTTTCTATAAAGACAACACGTGTTCATCTTATTAAACGTCccgttttcatttttttttcctcagaATCTGTTGGGCTTCATATTTTGTCTGTGTGTTTTGCTTTATTAAGCCCATacctatataaatttttattgtttcacGCTCTCTTCTCAGCCGTAGGCAATCAATCGGCAAATCTAGCGTTTCGAGCGACTTATCACTAGCTTTTTCCAAGTCTCATCACCTTTGTCGTCTTCTTGCATTACCTCGCATCGCCTCTTCGAAACAGCTTCTCAGTTCTCACCGTGTAGCTCCTCAATTAACACCACAAACATAATTAAGTTGCTTTATAttacagaagaagaagatctcaCTCCACGAGGCTGGCCGAGCAAGACGATCGAGGTAAATCAAGCAAATATTCTTGCCGGAGAAGCTTCACGCCGCCGTAACACCGTCGTTTTACTCCTCTCCGTATTTTCAGCCACCACAACGAAGGTTGTCTCATCTGCATCTACTGAGTTTCGCATCTACTGCTACTTCGTCTTCACCGATTCCCCCAACActcccaattttttttgtacctTTTCTGTCAATTAGCTTTATACAAGCATGTGTTACAAAGTCACTTTATATCACGGAAAGTGGAACTCTATTCCTCCAGTTTGGAATCGTTGTCTGTCGGACGAGTTGCTGACTCGGTTATGACTCAACCGGTGTACTTATTCAAGATGAATAAGAGACTCTCCTACTACTAGAACCCAAAACAAGCTGTAGTATGCTATCAACGCTCCTAGAAGTTGAAATGCCCTGGAAATAAAATGCAAACTAAAAGGTCAGAACTATTGAAACATACGTTTCTGCGTATAACTCGAGAATGAACATAAACGTATacctttttttgaaaaacgtaTACCTTACTTATGTCATGATATTTTTCATTCGGCCAAAGTTTTCTAATCAAAATGTTGTGTACGAGTCTGCTAAGAGTCCAGGTCAAGAAACTGTTCCACTATTGGATAAGATAATTGTTAACGCATGGAAACAGAACTCGATTCATACATTTTTACATATTGTGGGACGCAGTAACTAACCTTTGGTGACTATACTTGAGCCTAAACAGACTCAAAATGCATACCTTTGAGTCTGAACAAACTGAATATTCCATGAAAAGTTCATACTTTTAGTGACACCCAGCAGACGATCAAGAGATAAGTGTGCAACATAAAAGCAAAGTTAAAAAGAAACACCAAATTTCATACCTTTGATGAAATAGAGAAGCACGAAGTCACTTTCGAGGCTCCACTTGAATTTAATTCCTACAACTAACCCCACAAGTTTACGAGAAACTCATCCCTCAATAACCAGTCAACGCCTTACATAGAGATAAAAATTGCTATTTTGGTATTGATTTAGAGTCCTACaagcagagaaaaaaaatgactCAACTGAGCTCAAACAAAGTAACGACGAGCTAGCGAGAGCAAAAAGCAAAGTAAACATAATGCTttattggaaaaaaattatctttacgAAGAAGCTCTCTATGCTACAAATCTTACTAATAGACGAACAAAATGAAACATTTCTCTAATATGGTGTTATACATGGGCTGTGAATTGTGATATAGGCTGATTTGGACTTATCTCtgctttaatatatttaaatggtGTTTGTTTATAGTattaaataagtatatatatataatggaaaattgaaatctgaaagaaaaatcCAAGCACAAGTCGATCCATTGTTTCACATCAAAGTCTTTTTAAGATATAGAGAAAATggtaaaataatttaatgtgGTAAGTTATCTTCCTTGTAACAAATACTTTCTTTGTGTTTTAGACTTTGGATgattatgttattaaaaatatttatgacaaCAGGGACATATGGGTACAGTTTCTTCGCCAAACATCAATAATTTTTGTATGACGTTGACATTTATCTATACGGTATAATAATTGGAAAAAACTctaccataattttttttattaaaatagaagcataaaacaataaatattcgCATAGTTTGGATGAACTCAGTTAAAATACAATAACCAGACAAAAAATATGTAGGTGAAACATGATCGTACataaattaaagtaaaaaaacaaaaaaaaattagctttctagcataaatcaaaactaaacacTGCTCTCTTTTATACCATTTTAAGtatcatattataaatttaaccAAATGCAACGATACTAAGATCCAATCTCCTTACTTTCTAAAAAAAGTGATcccatataaaatttataattcacACATATAATTAACCAAATAACagaactaaaataaaaacaaatatcatcGAAATAATTAACGAATATAATCAAACATgtttattagaaaaaatatgtttattaaaaataacaatatggtCTCAGAAttctataatttattttgtatccCTATCTcataattttattcatttattctatactaatttttaaatgctttataaattaatataaataatataaatagtttttattatagcttcccgcccgtagggcggaccaaccctagtaaatttataaaacttcgTTACCATGCACtgtgaaagttaaaaaaatagttaaaggTCTTATATATATCCATAACCCCAAAAAGAAGGAAATAAGGATTTACAGCAGGCGAGAGAGGCACGGCCGACTTGGTTATACATCCTAATCTTAATTCCTCCGACTTCTCCTAATGTTAAGCATTAATTTCTTtcctttatttttgaaattccaATTATCATTTCTTGATTATCTTTCCTTAaacgattaaaaatcaaattaattgaTAGTATATATCTTATCGAGATTCCGTTTCGACGAATTAAATTCTCTTCTGTTTCGTTCTGGGACCGTGTATAAGAGACAAAAGTTCGCGTAACGTTCATCCTTCAACCTCAGATAAGAAAACTCCTTTGCTTATGCATGGATACAGCCTACAGGTAAGTAATTACTCGATTTATTTCTTTGAAATTATTGTATCTTCTtagtcatgttttttttttcattttaatcttCACATTCAGTCTGTTTCATGTTTgatcattattttatttgattgatgATATATGACGATTCGTTTGAAAACTGATTAGGGTGTGTTTGGTAAGATTTTTTATAtcaatctctctttttttttaatgtcaatCTCAATGattcgtttttattttagaaaccTTAATTCCTATAAACAACGTAGGAACATTCGTGAGTTTGGTTTCACCTCTTTGCAAGAAATCTAAGTATTGTAAATAGCGTAagtatttttatcaaaaaaaaacattggtgagtttttttcttcatttcttgAACTTGGGAAGATAGTTgcaaaaagttttttaaaaaattatgggAAAATATATTCGTCGGAAGTCggctttgtttttctttaggGAATAAAGCTACGCGTAGTTAATTTGTTCGATTTGACCAAtgtgtttatgattttttatttaactcAAATTATAAACGTGTAGCTTTTTCTGCTTTTATTATAACGTTTATAAAACTTTGGCACCAGATTTTGGCTGTTTTAGCTTCTCATTTTTTAACGtttattagtatttttaaacaattttttttgtcaatagaCGTTTTGAAGATCATAACTATTAGTTCTTACTATTGATCATATATTTCCACTTCTTGTTTAAATTactttatttccttaaataaagttTAGaatgtttttgtgtgtttgttatAAACTTATTCTGATATTTCAATTTGATTTGCCAAAATAACTTGGTAACCCATTATATCATTAATAGTTATAGGTTAACTTTATGTAGTTATACTTGTTATTTTGTggttaaaaatatcttatttgCTGCATCATCTTTGTGATCTTATAAAGTAATTCTTtataattccaaaaaaaaatcactattcACAATGAATAGTTTTTCCTTCTTAATCCTctccatttctttttttttttaaagaaatatagaacaaaaacattacttgttaaatttgataaggaatCAGCATTCTTTTTCATTCATGCACTTATACGTTTATTTCCTATTTGTTCATCATGTTCCCGAAAAAGTCACCAGTCGGAACCTTAGACCTTTAGCAAGCTACAAATGTATGATTATATATCATCAGTTGTGCAGAAAATTCTTAAAacttcatttaaaaataataatattataactGCAAAGAGAATTTTGACGATCTTCATTAGTCAGTGAGATATAGCTACATTGTTTCTAAAACATAGtttacatttaaataaataatgtatagaTGAATTATAATCGTTGAGTGATATATAGTGGCATATAGTTTTAGTTATGCTATTTTGAAGAAATTATCAgttttgtatcttcttataaattgtttataaaagaaaagtttcaaaatagactatatattaatatgttgTATACATTTTGGACATTTACTCATTTGTTAACCGAAGAATTTGATTCATTGGATAGAAAAAAGGTGTGGATGGATATAGAATTTCTAAGAAACCTCCAGAAGCTTTATGGATTAGGACACTGGTTTTATAATTTGGTGATGATGACATATTCTCTGGAGAACAGATTTCTTTGGGTCTAATATATACATTTCATTATTTTTCCAATTGACAGGAAAAAAACATTGAATGTCACAGATTCTCAATAATATCTCAGAGACCATCCCTTCGATGATGTCACAACCTTCACATAGCTGTCTTCCTATTTAAAACCTCTCCATGCAACTCTAGCAacccatttaataaaataaaaacaaaacccacCAAAAAAGTCATTTTGTTTgggttttgtattttatttattttatttcttcctCCTCCAACTCATCCTCATACATGGCTTCCACTTCTTCATCTGATCAGTCTCTTTCCATCAATTCCCATCTAACCTCACCTTTATTGACGTCATCCATGCTTTCACGCacgtcatcttcttcctccGCCGTCGGAGACTATATAGGGACAGAGAGCTGCTTTGACGTCCTCTCCGCCGATGAAGAAAACGACGTTGTCTCCCCGCAGGAGCCTTTGAACCGGTTTCGTTATGGAGGAAGGAGGAGAGAGGAAAGAGAAGCCAGAgcggcggcggcgcgtgagTTTCCTCCGTCGATACCGTTGCTTGCTCAGACGGAGAATCTTCTCCCGCACATGCCGTGGGTTCTGAAGCGTGTGGTGACGAGCGACGGGAGGCTTATCCTTAGAGAAGAGAAGGTTCGTCATCACGAGTATTTCCGTGCGCATAGATCCAATGGCCGTCTCACTCTCCACCTTGTTCCTCTTGACGACGACGTTTTCGAACTTCCTCAAGAGCCCTCTCATTACCCACCTGATGATGTTGAAGAGCatgatcatgatgatgatgatcacgAGTGTAATGGTGATGATGTTGATGATCATCACGAGGTGAGAGATGGTCTGGCGGATAATGTTGACAAGAGTGTTATTATTACTGTCCGTGATGATGAGGATGGTGTTGTCCGCAATTACGATGATGGTAAGGACAATGTGCATGGTGGTAGTGAAGAAGAATATAGGAGAGCGACATTAGCggcggtggtggaggagacgGCGGTGGAGAGCGGAGGGATGGTTGGAGGAGGTGGAGGATCGCCAAGAGGAAAGTGTTTGAAGTCATGTTTTGTTGGTATAAGACCTCAAGAGATCAGACCAGTCCTCAGTTGATTAATTATTGTTAATTAGTCTTTTTTTGCGGAAAACAAATATTACTGTCGCAGAAAGTTTAAAGAAACAACCGGCTTAGATTAGAGTATGAATTTGAGAGGGTTttctcaaaaaataattaatttgtttcGTGTTTTGTAATTTTCAGAGTGTAATCTATCTTCTTTGAGGATTTTGTAGGTTATTTAAACATCTTTTTAGTGGGTTAATAGTTTTGTCGGCACGTGAGTGATGTTCTTTTTGTAAGTTTGAGTTTATCTGGCCGGGTGGATAGTGAATACTATGAGAAAGAGATACACTTGTAAgagaaaatatttcaaattcgaATCGTAATCTCCTTTAGAGGATATTAAGGATACTAGATCCTTTCTCCGCGCTAtgcgcggataatatatttaaattttttatatttatcatttttatttgtatgtgaattttggtatattaaattatatataactaatttttaactttgattttttatatatttttagtttgaagtaagtatttatattatatggaacacaattaactaataaaatatgaagaatcaagtctgagattttagagttatgtaaaaaaaaaagaattatgtatagaacataaattatcttagtttaaaagatcggaatctcatctcgaGTAAATTCACGAAAAGAAAACGTACTCCAATAatctacttaaaatataaaacccctttttcaaaaaaaaagtgtacttaataatatttttttatgtgtaatagTTGAAACTAACAATTGAATATCAATCTAGAATCtcattttaataaatctaatggtaaaatgttaattgtaataaaaaaaatttaattttgtaatattacatgaattagaagtctttaaaatctaaatctattttattaacataatatattttttattcatttattattttgacgttacaaaatattgctttagttttatttgtatattaattttttaataatttagtttctttttaagtaattttaaaattatcaagaatataatatatttaaaattatttatttaaatttatccaaATATtatgtctcatttttatgtgtgtttgcgttgagcatatttaatttgtagtttgtatatttaataacaccttgttgcgtgccgttctatggttttaataaatgtgttgtcatttcatttttattactactaacatgttttttagtgatcagtgataatgtatttttaatgttatgtgttatattttattgtatattttctaactcttcatgctgacactttttttagaatcattttaattagataataggtttaaagatgtaaataaaattgtgtatgttgtaaatttagactttttagtgtaactgagcactatcaattatggaaattatattatgattttattttactaaatctttctttatgtgtatattttttgttttattttgtatttttacaattttattgcctTATTCTTTGATTGCAGAAATTTGTTAGttccaatttttgtttcatataccttaaaagtcttaggttgatttttgtttgttttctttttccaatTACAATTACAATGTACAGTTTGATGATGTATAAACATTAGAGAAGTAGCTTTACACATAGCCTAATTGCTCACTATATGTGGCTTTACAAAATTAGCTCACACATAGCTTTACACCAAAAAGAACCAAAAGAGTGTACATAAAAAGTGAAGTCAGCGATTAGCGAAAAACCTGAACCAGAATTCCATTAAGAAACTCATTATAGCCGTAATAAGAACCAATATCAGCCTTAACTgaacacataaaaataatatcaagCAATAAAACAAAGGCTAGTTCCTTAGAAAGAAtctttaaaagaaacaaaacttgaaaaaaaatttctcacTCTCTTTTATACTCGTTTGCAACTTGCAAGATAGGAAGATCTGGTGGCCCACTTGACTCTTCTTCAAGTTCCTGGAAAAATAGATCAATAACAATGATAAGACACCTAAA
The nucleotide sequence above comes from Brassica napus cultivar Da-Ae chromosome A9, Da-Ae, whole genome shotgun sequence. Encoded proteins:
- the BNAA09G30900D gene encoding uncharacterized protein BNAA09G30900D; this translates as SHFVWVLYFIYFISSSSNSSSYMASTSSSDQSLSINSHLTSPLLTSSMLSRTSSSSSAVGDYIGTESCFDVLSADEENDVVSPQEPLNRFRYGGRRREEREARAAAAREFPPSIPLLAQTENLLPHMPWVLKRVVTSDGRLILREEKVRHHEYFRAHRSNGRLTLHLVPLDDDVFELPQEPSHYPPDDVEEHDHDDDDHECNGDDVDDHHEVRDGLADNVDKSVIITVRDDEDGVVRNYDDGKDNVHGGSEEEYRRATLAAVVEETAVESGGMVGGGGGSPRGKCLKSCFVGIRPQEIRPVLS